A genomic stretch from Juglans microcarpa x Juglans regia isolate MS1-56 chromosome 3S, Jm3101_v1.0, whole genome shotgun sequence includes:
- the LOC121257592 gene encoding retinoblastoma-related protein-like isoform X5 gives MTRAALEKTEDAKPLDTTSSISRTCSCNMDRPEARFTNFCEMGLSLDETTCTIAMKLFKETKHLLLANSSAIGNGTPDEAERFWFAFVLYAVKRLSVNNGDSEQQGCDDNGFTLCQILRVAKLTIVDFFRELPHFVVKAGPILRNLYGEDWENRLEAKELQANFVHLNLLSKHYGRAYRDFFLTSDANVDKQSSVASSSGYVSDYHRFGWLLFLALRVHVFSRCKDLVTCTNGLVSVLAILIIHVPVRFRNFNINDSQRFVKKDGKGVDIISSLCNVFYTSEDELRKTMEKANNIIADILKKTPFPASECNSENMENIDTDGLTYFEDLLEDSSLTSSLGILEKDYDDAIRRKGELDERVFINDEDSILVSGSLSGGAVNISGVKRKFDAVASPAKTVTSPLSPQCSPGPHANGGSNFKVAATPVSTAMTTAKWLRSVISPLPSKPSAELRHFLSSCDRDVTDDVVRRAHIILQAIFPNGGLGERCATGNLQSTNLMDNIWAEQRKLEAQKLYYRVLEAMCRAEAQILHATNLTSLLTNERFHRCMLACSAELVLATHKTVTMLFPAVLERTGITAFDLSKVIESFIRHEESLPRELRRHLNSLEERLLESMVWEKGSSMYNSLMVARPSLSAEINRLGLLAEPMPSLDAIAMHHNFSCGGVPPMPSLQKHETLPGQHGDIRSPKRLCMDYRSVLVERKSFTSPVKDRLLSNLKSKLPPPALQSAFASLSLTWGSTWGIHVCSPTRPNPGGGGETCAETGINIFFGKITKLAAVRINGMVERLQLSQQIRENVYCLFQQILSQRTPLFFNRHIDQIVLCCFYGVAKISQLTLTFKEIIHNYRKQPQCKPQVFRSVFVDWSSARRNGRTSQEHVDIITFYNEIFIPAVKPLLVELGPAGTTTKSNRVPEVNNNTDAQCPASPKVSPFPSLPDMSPKKVSAAHNVYVSPLRSSK, from the exons ATGACTCGAGCTGCATTAGAGAAGACGGAGGACGCTAAACCTTTGGATACAACATCCAGCATCTCGCGTACCTGTAGCTGCAATATGGACCGTCCCGAAGCTCGATTCACAAACTTCTGCgag ATGGGACTATCATTGGATGAGACCACTTGTACGATAGCTATGAAGCTGTTTAAAGAAACCAAGCACCTTCTATTGGCGAATAGTTCTGCTATTGGAAATGGGACG CCTGATGAAGCAGAAAGGTTTTGGTTTGCATTTGTTTTATATGCTGTGAAAAGGCTAAGCGTGAATAATGGAGATAGTGAGCAACAAGGTTGTGATGATAATGGCTTTACCTTATGCCAGATACTAAGAGTTGCAAAGCTGAC CATTGTGGACTTCTTCAGGGAGCTTCCACATTTTGTTGTCAAGGCTGGTCccattttgagaaatttatatgGTGAAGATTGGGAAAACAGACTTGAG gCGAAGGAGTTGCAGGCCAATTTTGTGCACTTGAATCTTCTTAGCAA GCACTATGGACGCGCCTACCGGGATTTCTTCTTGACAAGTGATGCAAATGTTGATAAGCAGTCATCTGTTGCTAGTTCGTCTGGTTATGTCTCGGATTACCATCGTTTTGGATGGTTGCTGTTTTTGGCACTTCGTGTACATGTGTTCAGCCGTTGTAAGGACTTGGTGACTTGCACAAATGGTTTGGTTTCTGTATTG gctattttaattattcatgtTCCTGTTCGCTTCAGAAATTTCAATATCAATGATTCTCAACgctttg TTAAGAAAGACGGGAAAGGTGTGGACATCATTTCATCACTGTGCAACGTTTTTTACACCTCAGAAGATGAGTTGAGGAAAACAATGGAAAAGGCCAATAATATAATAGCAgatattttgaagaaaacaCCATTTCCAGCATCTGAGTGTAATAGTGAGAACATGGAGAACATTGATACAG ATGGTTTAACATATTTTGAGGACCTACTGGAGGACTCGTCCTTGACATCGAGTTTAGGTATTTTGGAAAAGGATTATGATGATGCAATTCGTAGGAAGGGGGAACTGGATGAGAGGGTGTTCATTAATGATGAGGACAGCATACTTGTTTCAGGGAGCTTGTCTGGAGGTGCTGTGAACATAAGTGGTGTCAAG aGAAAATTTGATGCGGTAGCCTCTCCAGCTAAGACAGTTACAAGTCCACTCTCTCCCCAGTGCTCCCCTGGACCTCATGCAAATGGTGGTTCTAATTTCAAGGTGGCTGCTACACCGGTAAGCACAGCAATGACAACTGCAAAGTGGCTTCGGAGTGTCATCTCTCCACTTCCATCAAAACCATCTGCAGAGCTGCGGCATTTCCTGTCATCATGTGATCGGGATGTAACTGATGATGTAGTACGCAGGGCACATATAATATTGCAGGCTATATTTCCAAATGGTGGTCTTGGGGAGCGTTGTGCGACTGGAAATCTGCAAAGCACAAACCTCATGGACAACATCTGGGCAGAACAACGGAAACTTGAAGCACAGAAGTTATATTATAGAGTATTGGAAGCAATGTGTAGAGCAGAGGCCCAAATATTGCATGCAACCAATTTGACCTCTTTGTTAACTAATGAGAGGTTCCATCGATGTATGCTTGCCTGTTCTGCTGAACTAGTTCTGGCAACACATAAGACTGTCACAATGTTGTTTCCTGCCGTGTTGGAGAGGACCGGCATTACAGCTTTTGATCTTAGCAAGGTCATAGAGAGTTTTATTAGACATGAGGAATCCCTCCCAAGAGAACTGAGGCGTCATCTGAATTCATTGGAAGAACGACTTTTGGAGAGCATGGTATGGGAAAAGGGTTCCTCAATGTATAATTCTTTGATGGTGGCAAGACCTAGTCTCTCTGCTGAAATAAATCGACTTGGGTTATTGGCGGAACCAATGCCATCTTTAGATGCAATTGCCATGcatcataatttttcttgtggAGGGGTTCCACCCATGCCATCTTTGCAGAAACATGAGACTTTACCAG GTCAGCATGGGGATATCAGATCTCCAAAGAGACTGTGCATGGATTATCGAAGTGTATTAGTAGAGAGGAAGTCCTTTACATCCCCAGTCAAGGATCGCCTCCTGAGTAACCTTAAATCAAAGCTACCACCGCCCGCTTTGCAGTCTGCATTTGCTAG CCTTTCTTTAACATGGGGTTCTACTTGGGGTATTCATGTGTGCAGTCCAACACGGCCAAATCCAGGTGGTGGAGGGGAGACGTGTGCAGAAACTGGAATCAATATATTCTTTGGCAAG ATAACTAAGTTGGCAGCGGTCAGAATCAATGGTATGGTTGAAAGGCTGCAACTATCTCAACAGATCAGGGAGAATGTGTACTGTCTTTTTCAGCAAATATTAAGTCAGCGGACGCCACTATTTTTTAACCGCCACATTGACCAAATCGTACTTTGTTGTTTTTATGGAGTTGCAAAG ATATCTCAACTCACCCTGACCTTTAAGGAAATTATTCACAACTACAGGAAGCAACCACAATGTAAACCACAAGTTTTCCGCAGTGTGTTTGTGGATTGGTCATCTGCCCGGCGCAATGGG AGAACGTCACAGGAACATGTTGATATCATTACATTTtacaatgaaatatttattccgGCTGTAAAGCCTCTGTTGGTTGAGCTTGGCCCTGCTGGAACAACTACAAAAAGTAACCGAGTTCCTGAAGTCAACAATAATACTGATG CTCAATGTCCTGCATCTCCTAAAGTATCTCCTTTTCCAAGTCTCCCTGATATGTCCCCAAAGAAAGTATCAGCAGCACATAATGTATACGTCTCTCCGTTGCGATCATCAAAG TGA
- the LOC121257592 gene encoding retinoblastoma-related protein-like isoform X3 yields the protein MTRAALEKTEDAKPLDTTSSISRTCSCNMDRPEARFTNFCEMGLSLDETTCTIAMKLFKETKHLLLANSSAIGNGTPDEAERFWFAFVLYAVKRLSVNNGDSEQQGCDDNGFTLCQILRVAKLTIVDFFRELPHFVVKAGPILRNLYGEDWENRLEAKELQANFVHLNLLSKHYGRAYRDFFLTSDANVDKQSSVASSSGYVSDYHRFGWLLFLALRVHVFSRCKDLVTCTNGLVSVLAILIIHVPVRFRNFNINDSQRFVKKDGKGVDIISSLCNVFYTSEDELRKTMEKANNIIADILKKTPFPASECNSENMENIDTDGLTYFEDLLEDSSLTSSLGILEKDYDDAIRRKGELDERVFINDEDSILVSGSLSGGAVNISGVKRKFDAVASPAKTVTSPLSPQCSPGPHANGGSNFKVAATPVSTAMTTAKWLRSVISPLPSKPSAELRHFLSSCDRDVTDDVVRRAHIILQAIFPNGGLGERCATGNLQSTNLMDNIWAEQRKLEAQKLYYRVLEAMCRAEAQILHATNLTSLLTNERFHRCMLACSAELVLATHKTVTMLFPAVLERTGITAFDLSKVIESFIRHEESLPRELRRHLNSLEERLLESMVWEKGSSMYNSLMVARPSLSAEINRLGLLAEPMPSLDAIAMHHNFSCGGVPPMPSLQKHETLPGQHGDIRSPKRLCMDYRSVLVERKSFTSPVKDRLLSNLKSKLPPPALQSAFASPTRPNPGGGGETCAETGINIFFGKITKLAAVRINGMVERLQLSQQIRENVYCLFQQILSQRTPLFFNRHIDQIVLCCFYGVAKISQLTLTFKEIIHNYRKQPQCKPQVFRSVFVDWSSARRNGRTSQEHVDIITFYNEIFIPAVKPLLVELGPAGTTTKSNRVPEVNNNTDAQCPASPKVSPFPSLPDMSPKKVSAAHNVYVSPLRSSKKDALISHNSKGYYACVGVSTHAYQSPSKDLSAINNRLNGTRKLRGTLNFDDVDVGLVSDSMVANSLYLHNGSCASSSGAPLKSEQPDS from the exons ATGACTCGAGCTGCATTAGAGAAGACGGAGGACGCTAAACCTTTGGATACAACATCCAGCATCTCGCGTACCTGTAGCTGCAATATGGACCGTCCCGAAGCTCGATTCACAAACTTCTGCgag ATGGGACTATCATTGGATGAGACCACTTGTACGATAGCTATGAAGCTGTTTAAAGAAACCAAGCACCTTCTATTGGCGAATAGTTCTGCTATTGGAAATGGGACG CCTGATGAAGCAGAAAGGTTTTGGTTTGCATTTGTTTTATATGCTGTGAAAAGGCTAAGCGTGAATAATGGAGATAGTGAGCAACAAGGTTGTGATGATAATGGCTTTACCTTATGCCAGATACTAAGAGTTGCAAAGCTGAC CATTGTGGACTTCTTCAGGGAGCTTCCACATTTTGTTGTCAAGGCTGGTCccattttgagaaatttatatgGTGAAGATTGGGAAAACAGACTTGAG gCGAAGGAGTTGCAGGCCAATTTTGTGCACTTGAATCTTCTTAGCAA GCACTATGGACGCGCCTACCGGGATTTCTTCTTGACAAGTGATGCAAATGTTGATAAGCAGTCATCTGTTGCTAGTTCGTCTGGTTATGTCTCGGATTACCATCGTTTTGGATGGTTGCTGTTTTTGGCACTTCGTGTACATGTGTTCAGCCGTTGTAAGGACTTGGTGACTTGCACAAATGGTTTGGTTTCTGTATTG gctattttaattattcatgtTCCTGTTCGCTTCAGAAATTTCAATATCAATGATTCTCAACgctttg TTAAGAAAGACGGGAAAGGTGTGGACATCATTTCATCACTGTGCAACGTTTTTTACACCTCAGAAGATGAGTTGAGGAAAACAATGGAAAAGGCCAATAATATAATAGCAgatattttgaagaaaacaCCATTTCCAGCATCTGAGTGTAATAGTGAGAACATGGAGAACATTGATACAG ATGGTTTAACATATTTTGAGGACCTACTGGAGGACTCGTCCTTGACATCGAGTTTAGGTATTTTGGAAAAGGATTATGATGATGCAATTCGTAGGAAGGGGGAACTGGATGAGAGGGTGTTCATTAATGATGAGGACAGCATACTTGTTTCAGGGAGCTTGTCTGGAGGTGCTGTGAACATAAGTGGTGTCAAG aGAAAATTTGATGCGGTAGCCTCTCCAGCTAAGACAGTTACAAGTCCACTCTCTCCCCAGTGCTCCCCTGGACCTCATGCAAATGGTGGTTCTAATTTCAAGGTGGCTGCTACACCGGTAAGCACAGCAATGACAACTGCAAAGTGGCTTCGGAGTGTCATCTCTCCACTTCCATCAAAACCATCTGCAGAGCTGCGGCATTTCCTGTCATCATGTGATCGGGATGTAACTGATGATGTAGTACGCAGGGCACATATAATATTGCAGGCTATATTTCCAAATGGTGGTCTTGGGGAGCGTTGTGCGACTGGAAATCTGCAAAGCACAAACCTCATGGACAACATCTGGGCAGAACAACGGAAACTTGAAGCACAGAAGTTATATTATAGAGTATTGGAAGCAATGTGTAGAGCAGAGGCCCAAATATTGCATGCAACCAATTTGACCTCTTTGTTAACTAATGAGAGGTTCCATCGATGTATGCTTGCCTGTTCTGCTGAACTAGTTCTGGCAACACATAAGACTGTCACAATGTTGTTTCCTGCCGTGTTGGAGAGGACCGGCATTACAGCTTTTGATCTTAGCAAGGTCATAGAGAGTTTTATTAGACATGAGGAATCCCTCCCAAGAGAACTGAGGCGTCATCTGAATTCATTGGAAGAACGACTTTTGGAGAGCATGGTATGGGAAAAGGGTTCCTCAATGTATAATTCTTTGATGGTGGCAAGACCTAGTCTCTCTGCTGAAATAAATCGACTTGGGTTATTGGCGGAACCAATGCCATCTTTAGATGCAATTGCCATGcatcataatttttcttgtggAGGGGTTCCACCCATGCCATCTTTGCAGAAACATGAGACTTTACCAG GTCAGCATGGGGATATCAGATCTCCAAAGAGACTGTGCATGGATTATCGAAGTGTATTAGTAGAGAGGAAGTCCTTTACATCCCCAGTCAAGGATCGCCTCCTGAGTAACCTTAAATCAAAGCTACCACCGCCCGCTTTGCAGTCTGCATTTGCTAG TCCAACACGGCCAAATCCAGGTGGTGGAGGGGAGACGTGTGCAGAAACTGGAATCAATATATTCTTTGGCAAG ATAACTAAGTTGGCAGCGGTCAGAATCAATGGTATGGTTGAAAGGCTGCAACTATCTCAACAGATCAGGGAGAATGTGTACTGTCTTTTTCAGCAAATATTAAGTCAGCGGACGCCACTATTTTTTAACCGCCACATTGACCAAATCGTACTTTGTTGTTTTTATGGAGTTGCAAAG ATATCTCAACTCACCCTGACCTTTAAGGAAATTATTCACAACTACAGGAAGCAACCACAATGTAAACCACAAGTTTTCCGCAGTGTGTTTGTGGATTGGTCATCTGCCCGGCGCAATGGG AGAACGTCACAGGAACATGTTGATATCATTACATTTtacaatgaaatatttattccgGCTGTAAAGCCTCTGTTGGTTGAGCTTGGCCCTGCTGGAACAACTACAAAAAGTAACCGAGTTCCTGAAGTCAACAATAATACTGATG CTCAATGTCCTGCATCTCCTAAAGTATCTCCTTTTCCAAGTCTCCCTGATATGTCCCCAAAGAAAGTATCAGCAGCACATAATGTATACGTCTCTCCGTTGCGATCATCAAAG AAGGATGCTCTAATCTCACATAACTCGAAAGGTTACTATGCTTGCGTTGGAGTGAGTACTCATGCATATCAAAGCCCTTCGAAAGACTTGAGTGCTATCAATAACCGCTTGAATGG GACCCGAAAGCTCAGAGGTACCTTAAACTTCGATGATGTTGATGTCGGCTTGGTTAGTGATTCTATGGTGGCCAACAGTCTCTATCTTCATAATGGGAGTTGTGCATCCTCATCTGGTGCACCACTGAAATCTGAGCAACCTGACTCCTAA